In Rhopalosiphum padi isolate XX-2018 chromosome 3, ASM2088224v1, whole genome shotgun sequence, the genomic stretch CAGGGCCGGATTTAGGGGAGGGCAATCGGGACGTCAGCCCCGGGGCCTCCACAATAGTGACTTCGgaaaaaaaatctttcaaaTTACAAATGCACTGTCATCTCGCCATCCCGTCGAAAGTGGCCAATAGgattcattttcaaaaatgaagattataaaaaatagactTCGAACCAGGATGGGACAAAACCGTCTATCAAAACTTTTTCTCCTGAGCATTGAAAGCGATTTACTCCGGGAACTGGATTTCAGCGAACTTATCAACGATTTTTCGGCGAAAAAAGATCGGAAGGTTCCGtttgttaacatttaaatttaatttcttgtttccgattataattatatatatgtttgttaaatcctaataaaagaaaaagaatctactttgaaaaaaaattgttcatgttatttgaaaaataatttgggGCCCCCTCCCCACTCCTCTAAATCCGACCCTGGCATTCAGTGTTTCTTCttttatttcatgtatatatatatacacgtatgcACACGTATGAATgcgtaataaaatttataatgaatcatGGTTcgaaataatgcatatattttacaaaaaacgcGAAAACATGAATAATCCCCATACTACGCGGGTTAAAGCAGCATTGCAGCAACCCTAGCTTACgtagcatattataaatttaatcagtAAAGACCATaacgcattatatatatagtataaaataattaggtaagtatatcatataatagttTCATAGTTCTTGTCACATAATATTAAGCCGTAAACGTAGATCgtacatacaaaatatgttattttttcttttccaaAAGTGTTGTTTTGCGGGACTTTGTTCATATTATGCACAATTCATAGACGTAACTAGAGGGACTTGAGTGGGCTTCAGTCCCCCAGAGTTTTTGGGTAATTGTATGTGCTTATAAACATAACACATAaaacatattagtattaactttatttttgcctacaatataaaatagtataatgtttcatataaacgaataatcattTAAGTCAGTTGTAAACaccattagaaataataaataataatctaataaaataatatttgctaaaaaacattttaatctagCCCCCCTAACTTAAAAGACTAGTTGCTCCTATTAAATGCACTCTAAAAAAGTCTTCGGTGCCCCAGAGTGTGCAAGCGCATGGCTGCTTATGCACAAACGGAAATTAAAGCTGCAAATTCAAAGGCGACACCGTGGGGGTAATAAAATGTACTTGATTTAAATTGAGGAACATATCAAAGTTATTGCAAtgttcttataaatttataattatcagtCTTACTAGTGGATCATAATAATCTTAGGAATTCAAAATTTGCAAATCAGAGGTCGAAGGAACAATTATGCTAACTAACACTTGTGCTTTGGATACTTTGGttgcttaataattttaaatataatatagatatattattttttatttatggagTCCAGACTATGGACTTCCCCCTGAATAAATGCTTGCATACTGTATATACTAAGGCAATCATCTATTTGCTcacttttatttactttttattgatatttttttgataaattattatgttaaaggtTAAACaatccaataaataaatttacagttaaattaaatttaaacgatcCTTGAATATGAAAAAGTTCTAGAAGTACTACaggttttaaaatacatacatacataatatatgcaccTACATTCATCAGATAAAatgatgcaattttttttttttaattaattcgacttaatttaaaaaaaaaataaataacctaactgagttaaaatattgtattaaatagtcggcttgactaaaaaaaaatgtaatcaaaaacAGTAAACACATAGAAatgataaagttttaaattaaaattaaaattggaaaAAGGAATAAGcaatgaaaaattcaaattcccaagattaataataaatcatagatAAAAAACGCAATTATAACTAATCaccattttatgatttaaacatttaataataataaaattaccaattatagtgttataatatgcttataaataaaacaatgtaataaataataataatcaaaatattaatttaactatatttatagacaaatgacaataatacTTGTTTTtgttaagttatataaaaaaatatttttataaaatcaacaatGTTTTGGGAaccattgtaaattaatatactacaaatagacaaataatgcatattatgtattctaTAGCTAAAAATTTGCTAAATTgctgaaaacaaatttttatgttgtaatatgtgtatgttccttacataaaaaaaaaaaattatataagtaactattattaattgtaaagaaCACATAAATGCTTTAAAAGAAAAAGgtatcaaattaaaatgcacaatatagtactaaatattttaaaataaaaaagtaataaaatacaaaatgagaaataaaataaaatttcatagtaaaaaagtataacttatttttgtttagttataactttataacagTCCATTCGCAACATCAAATGCAGAAGTTCTTTGTCTTAACACTACAATGGCATTATGCAGTTTTAGCGCCGGACCAAGAGGAATGTTTAATATATCCGTTAAATCTTTTTGGgttaacattaaaaatgcaTCACCATCAATTTCCtgtattaaagaaaaaagtgaaaaaaaaaggataaacaatcaatttatattataaattataaaacaaaataaaatatttatacctgatttaaaaaataattagatattttgatTCGATCAGAGGGATTATCATctgtataattattagaaaCTACTATTTCAACAAAAGTAGCTACTTCTTTTACAGGCCATTTTCTTACATcagtagtattaaatattggtaTGTCTTGTAGAACATTATGTCTGGTCCATGCATTAAGCCTAGGACGTTTAAAAGAGCCATAACCATAGCTCGTATAATCATTAACAcctttaattatttctaattcaTCCATTGCTTCAACAGCtcttttataaacagtttttgaaCGACCGTTGGgtatcttttttattaaattattttttaatctacaccaaatataaattgttttaatgaaatattttttaaatagtaattgataaatatatattacttgttattgatttttttagactttttgtactttttatactttttatacttcTTAAAACGGTAtctttttagtttatttgacttcaatttttcttttttattatcttcTGTAGTTACATCAGTACTCACAGGTTCCAAACTacttgaatacatttaaatttgtattaaacaataaatcatacatgtataaaataaatacacacagacgtaatatgttaatgttatatatcaatacaatttttttaattaccttggAACTGAAGATAATAGATCTTCAGGTGTTATTCTATCAGGTTTAATTATTAAcccagaaattaattttttccatgACTCAAATTCATATGGGCAATCTTTAGCAAATACATGagtatttttggaaatatttacattgCCTTTACCATTACAACCAGGAACTCTACAAGACCAAAGTATTGCGtttgctaaaaataaatatagatattatcaataaaataataaatagtaacatgatataattgtatatttaattaacaaataaaagataaaagtgGTAAGCTTAGATATTGTGCAGCTTTTTCTTAAGCATTAAAGTAAATGTATGAAGTTTCacatttaagattaaaaatgttaattttttttttctttttgttttaattccaacacataattttatattgaaaatacatgaGGCATATATTGGTTAAAGAGTATATGATATTACACCCAAAGAAAAATTGAAGTGTTTATACATTCTtcttattatatctttaaaatattttttagtttagacTACAGTTGTTAATTATTACCAACCCAATATGTGATAATAGATATTATGGTTTGTATGGTCTGTTGtgcatttatgtaataataattattggtatttttaattttatgatcaaTCAAGAACTTGTTTAGACATTTAATGTTCTTTGTGAAGTATGTCATGTAACTACTCTAATGTCaagaatatataaacaaattgtcaaataaaaaatacataacaaacaaatattaaacatggTTTATTCTAATGGGAGGATTCTTTACTTCATGATTCATATCATTTTTCATTCTCATTGTCATTAGTCATCACATATGCTTACGATTCTTCATATAAAGAGTGAAAAAAAGTTATGGTttctgatatttaaaaaaaagaaagactGCAAGAGAGTACAATTAgttgaaatttataaactatccctctattatatatatgatatttacaaTAAAGCATAAAATAGTTCAACAACACGTTTTGACAAAAAAGAGCTATGATTAAAGAGACAGACaaattttgatgtttttatttttcttttgcaataaattacttgaataattttttttttaaaggaattaaaattacaaatagtttaaattacagGAATTAATTAGAATGCTTACCTTTAAATAGCTCAATTGGGTGATTAGTTTTTAAACACCATCCAAGTGGATGAATATTTGGACTGTCATCTTCAATCCAGTGTGCATATATAGTATCAAATCCATcataaagtattttaagttcatCTCCTTTAACATCTACTACTTTAGCAATTCTAATTAATGAAGGATTTGCAATATCTACTACTTCAATTGCCATGCTATTAGTAAATTCTCGTAATGGTCTGCGAAAAAATGCATCTTCTGGTACAGGTTGACTATtagtttcttttaaatatttagtccaAGAAAAAGGTTTTTTGCCTTTGcaatctaaataaattacagtatttatttaatataaatttataagagtaataatgtaaaaataatatagttaccaTCGTAACCACGAGGTGGACACAAAGATCGCCCATTTTTATCACACCATCCCACTGGATGTATATTAGTTGATGTGATATCTGTCCAGTAGTCAAAATCATCTGTCCAACCATCAAAATGAATACGTATACGATTTCCCAAAAAATCAGCAATAGTAGCAACACATATAAGCTGTTTTGATGTTGTGCGTGTTAATTTATCTAAAGCTTCTAGTTTAGCTCcaatataaaatgaatgatTCGTTATACGATTctaggtacaataattatatcataatataatacatttatatgtgtataaagttttaaaaattaatgaaacattgttcttataaaaaaaataaacaagtatgTGTAATatccatacaaaaatataattaaatatgcaaCTTACAGTATTTAAGGCAGTAGGAAAATTCCATTTCGGAGCAGGCGTAATACCAGGTATATGAAGGTAATCAGTCCACCTGAAtggttgattataattttttggtgGTTGCAAAATGCGAGAGTTTTGTTCACACCATCTAGGGAAAAATAAATCTGGGCAATTTGCATTTacccaaaaattatatatatctgGATAGCCATCAAAGTGTAACTTAATGCGATATCCtggtgaaaattaaaattaaattaagtaaatcttaagcataattttaaagttaaaaaaaaaatacaactaataCTTACCACAAACTTCCACTACACTCATTACACAAAATAAGGCTTCATGTTCTGGATCAATACCTTCTAATCTTTGTCCAACTTTAAAAGGATTAGCATCTAATGGAAAAGGATTGTCAAATAATCTTTTTGGAGCAGGTACATAATCAGTATGTTGCAAATAgctcaatattttttctttttctagtTTACCCTGAAAAAATACAAGAAAGGTTTtactacttattaaaaaataaaattataaataaataattctacatTTTCAACAACTGTGGTAGTAGCTCTAATTGACTTTGaagattttcttttattttctgatttttgaaaAGAACGATTTACAGTTATTGGTATTGCAGATGCAATAGGCTCGTAGGCCACCTTACAAAGTTTTTCAACTTTATGCCCAGATACATCTTCTTTTTGAAAAGATGGTAAGCTTTGCTTCCTTTTATTAATTCTACTTCTCAATTTTGCTAAAAGCATTTTTCGATCAATCGGaggtttttttgaaaaatctgtATTTTCTTGTGGTTGTCCAATAACAACAGGCTTTTCTGTAGCTAACTTTAGTTTAGTAGCTAATCTTTTACAACCCTTGCTACAATACATAAAATCAATCATTTCAAGTTTGTATGCTACTGTACTACAATATTCATATTCACACGTAACAAATTGACCAGGTGGAAtcgctaaaaaataaatataaagtttaaaaatatataacaagacataatagcatattatatgaactaataataaataataaatattgttatacctaGTTGATGTtttgttgtattaattttattgggaGATGATTTTGGTAATATTCTCTGAGTAGTAGTAACTTTTGGTAATAAATCCTTAATTAATGGTTCTAACGATATTTTCTTGTAACAAACGTTGGGTTTGTTactaaatttattcaattttgtattcTGAAAAATGACAACCTTTAATTATGTactactttattaaaaatatttaataaatcatacatttgCTGCATAAACTTTATTAGGAATCATCTTCAATAATTGATGAGTAGGAATTTTAGCAATAGTTCTGTTgggattatcattttttttcataatatgaacAGGAACTGGTTTACCATGTATCATAACAGTAGCATTCGGTTTTGTTTTTGATTGGTTAATGGAACTTAAAGGAACTAATCTTACAGTTTTTTGTTCTTTAGCAGTACATTTacctgtaataaatataaaaaaaataagtagtttataaatgactgtaaaattataatttacagtttttaCCAACCATATTTTGTTATAGCTAATGGTTGACCATATGTTTTG encodes the following:
- the LOC132924187 gene encoding uncharacterized protein LOC132924187 isoform X1, which encodes MDSDSLKDPHKSHCNISNTLNNNSNTSGIENTKLDESTLIEVEQTKTKHSKIGDNNGVELSKQQVPVKQMITTTSVVNVPKLIKINLKSHCISSSLDISSSTSGKEVTQLNESISTQLQEINKTENFKIGDIHDVEISKQQKPVNQIIVTTSAKIENNIYPHKISSSLNNSSSSTGKEVTQLNESISTQLQEINKTKNFKIGDIHDVEISKQQKPVNQIIVTTSAKIENNIYPHKISSSLNNSSSSTGKEVTQLNESISTQLQEINKTKNFKIGDIHDVEISKQQKPVNQIIVTTSAKNENNIYPHKISSSLNNSSSSTGKEVTQLNESISTQLQEINKTENFKIGDIHDVEISKQQKPVNQIIVTTSVKNENNIYPHKISSSLNNSSSSTGKEVTQLNESISTVIQERKKIDHFKVDDVEISLSNRKIPVKHILPAIAFVKSSNIHFHNTRRDLNSLLDNNNKKHGIEVSKINKPTSTIVLEQKKTVSLKILDNIKVEKSTQQIPINKLIKAPLFLKTLNKNQNNVCLRPNTYSLNIEKIAVPQKVISNVKILPSVMTGQIKKPSTFSIIPSNTRINPTNTIIKRLQSKLNPVNITNNKCISTLKPGFKIISPNDLKSKLVINPQKNGKYVLTNIENGKVTNLPTCISKSPLLKPLNSIIPVTVAEKFNAIEEKPKIKDIKSKFVVNFKEFQNQRYKALRKNKKKKFKHLFASNTNFQLIQQRSTNSFIRKQKRKFKPHTDPSSSKEMKIGVSITDSKHNQQEKVLSSLNKNTNLTDFGDISGLKKHIPHTITSKDVINNHRNVVILNNNINKTILNTNIKQEFCPTPGFFQLSSKPESLIKTYGQPLAITKYGKCTAKEQKTVRLVPLSSINQSKTKPNATVMIHGKPVPVHIMKKNDNPNRTIAKIPTHQLLKMIPNKVYAANNTKLNKFSNKPNVCYKKISLEPLIKDLLPKVTTTQRILPKSSPNKINTTKHQLAIPPGQFVTCEYEYCSTVAYKLEMIDFMYCSKGCKRLATKLKLATEKPVVIGQPQENTDFSKKPPIDRKMLLAKLRSRINKRKQSLPSFQKEDVSGHKVEKLCKVAYEPIASAIPITVNRSFQKSENKRKSSKSIRATTTVVENGKLEKEKILSYLQHTDYVPAPKRLFDNPFPLDANPFKVGQRLEGIDPEHEALFCVMSVVEVCGYRIKLHFDGYPDIYNFWVNANCPDLFFPRWCEQNSRILQPPKNYNQPFRWTDYLHIPGITPAPKWNFPTALNTNRITNHSFYIGAKLEALDKLTRTTSKQLICVATIADFLGNRIRIHFDGWTDDFDYWTDITSTNIHPVGWCDKNGRSLCPPRGYDDCKGKKPFSWTKYLKETNSQPVPEDAFFRRPLREFTNSMAIEVVDIANPSLIRIAKVVDVKGDELKILYDGFDTIYAHWIEDDSPNIHPLGWCLKTNHPIELFKANAILWSCRVPGCNGKGNVNISKNTHVFAKDCPYEFESWKKLISGLIIKPDRITPEDLLSSVPSSLEPVSTDVTTEDNKKEKLKSNKLKRYRFKKYKKYKKYKKSKKINNKLKNNLIKKIPNGRSKTVYKRAVEAMDELEIIKGVNDYTSYGYGSFKRPRLNAWTRHNVLQDIPIFNTTDVRKWPVKEVATFVEIVVSNNYTDDNPSDRIKISNYFLNQEIDGDAFLMLTQKDLTDILNIPLGPALKLHNAIVVLRQRTSAFDVANGLL
- the LOC132924187 gene encoding uncharacterized protein LOC132924187 isoform X2, which encodes MDSDSLKDPHKSHCNISNTLNNNSNTSGIENTKLDESTLIEVEQTKTKHSKIGDNNGVELSKQQVPVKQMITTTSVVNVPKLIKINLKSHCISSSLDISSSTSGKEVTQLNESISTQLQEINKTENFKIGDIHDVEISKQQKPVNQIIVTTSAKIENNIYPHKISSSLNNSSSSTGKEVTQLNESISTQLQEINKTKNFKIGDIHDVEISKQQKPVNQIIVTTSAKIENNIYPHKISSSLNNSSSSTGKEVTQLNESISTQLQEINKTKNFKIGDIHDVEISKQQKPVNQIIVTTSAKNENNIYPHKISSSLNNSSSSTGKEVTQLNESISTQLQEINKTENFKIGDIHDVEISKQQKPVNQIIVTTSVKNENNIYPHKISSSLNNSSSSTGKEVTQLNESISTVIQERKKIDHFKVDDVEISLSNRKIPVKHILPAIAFVKSSNIHFHNTRRDLNSLLDNNNKKHGIEVSKINKPTSTIVLEQKKTVSLKILDNIKVEKSTQQIPINKLIKAPLFLKTLNKNQNNVCLRPNTYSLNIEKIAVPQKVISNVKILPSVMTGQIKKPSTFSIIPSNTRINPTNTIIKRLQSKLNPVNITNNKCISTLKPGFKIISPNDLKSKLVINPQKNGKYVLTNIENGKVTNLPTCISKSPLLKPLNSIIPVTVAEKFNAIEEKPKIKDIKSKFVVNFKEFQNQRYKALRKNKKKKFKHLFASNTNFQLIQQRSTNSFIRKQKRKFKPHTDPSSSKEMKIGVSITDSKHNQQEKVLSSLNKNTNLTDFGDISGLKKHIPHTITSKDVINNHRNVVILNNNINKTILNTNIKQEFCPTPGFFQLSSKPESLIKTYGQPLAITKYGKCTAKEQKTVRLVPLSSINQSKTKPNATVMIHGKPVPVHIMKKNDNPNRTIAKIPTHQLLKMIPNKVYAANNTKLNKFSNKPNVCYKKISLEPLIKDLLPKVTTTQRILPKSSPNKINTTKHQLAIPPGQFVTCEYEYCSTVAYKLEMIDFMYCSKGCKRLATKLKLATEKPVVIGQPQENTDFSKKPPIDRKMLLAKLRSRINKRKQSLPSFQKEDVSGHKVEKLCKVAYEPIASAIPITVNRSFQKSENKRKSSKSIRATTTVVENGKLEKEKILSYLQHTDYVPAPKRLFDNPFPLDANPFKVGQRLEGIDPEHEALFCVMSVVEVCGYRIKLHFDGYPDIYNFWVNANCPDLFFPRWCEQNSRILQPPKNYNQPFRWTDYLHIPGITPAPKWNFPTALNTNRITNHSFYIGAKLEALDKLTRTTSKQLICVATIADFLGNRIRIHFDGWTDDFDYWTDITSTNIHPVGWCDKNGRSLCPPRGYDDCKGKKPFSWTKYLKETNSQPVPEDAFFRRPLREFTNSMAIEVVDIANPSLIRIAKVVDVKGDELKILYDGFDTIYAHWIEDDSPNIHPLGWCLKTNHPIELFKANAILWSCRVPGCNGKGNVNISKNTHVFAKDCPYEFESWKKLISGLIIKPDRITPEDLLSSVPSLEPVSTDVTTEDNKKEKLKSNKLKRYRFKKYKKYKKYKKSKKINNKLKNNLIKKIPNGRSKTVYKRAVEAMDELEIIKGVNDYTSYGYGSFKRPRLNAWTRHNVLQDIPIFNTTDVRKWPVKEVATFVEIVVSNNYTDDNPSDRIKISNYFLNQEIDGDAFLMLTQKDLTDILNIPLGPALKLHNAIVVLRQRTSAFDVANGLL